The Blautia pseudococcoides genome segment GGACAGTTCAAATCTGCAGTCAGTGAATTGGAAGGAACAGAAGGACAATTGACAGGCATGTGGGAAGGCGAGGCAAAGAATGCATTTCACAACGCATTCCAGTCCGATAAGGCGCAGATGGACAATTTTTACAATGCAATAGAAAACTATGTGGCCCGACTGGAGTCGGCTGCAGCCAAGTATGAACAGACAGAAAACGCCAATGTGGAAATCGCAAATACCAGAAGCTACCGATAACAATCTGAAAAGGAGATGGAATTATGGAAGGTACATTAAAAGTTACACCCGAACAGCTGTCACAGACAGCACAGGAATTTGGAAACAAAGCGGGAACGATCGGCAATCTTACCTCAGAGATGACAAATCTTGTGGCAGGTTTGTCTTCCTCCTGGGAAGGTGAGGCATCCACTGCATACATTGCGAAATTCAGAGGTTTGGAAGATGATATCCAGAGAATGATCCGCATGGTGCAGGAGCATTCCACGGATTTGGAAGAAATGGCAAGGAACTACATGGAAGCGGATAATTTTGTAGTGCAGGAGACCCAGAGCCTGTCTTCTGACGTGATATCATAAAAATCTGTGGGAGAGAAATACAGCCGGCGGGGGCGGATACTCCCGCCGGATTGGTATATCCGAATAAGAAAACAGGAGTGATGACTTGGTCTGTATAGATTTAGGGGAAGCTCAAAGAGCAGCCGCTCTGTTGGAAAAACAAACAGGGACACTTAGAATGATCAGTGCCGGGCTGGACGAGATTTCACAGGAATTAAAAAGAAACAAAGTGCTACTGTACGCAGGCACGGCAATGGGAGAAGGAGCTGGCAGACTGGCAGAGCTGTCCAATATCATGGGACAGATGGAAAGGGCACTGGAAATGACCACTGCATATAAACAACAGACAGAGGTGCGCATCACAGAACAGTACGAGGGCAGCAGCAGAAGCTATACAGCCCCGAAGACCGTATTGGTAGACTGTGCGGCGTGGGAAAAGCTGCCGGATGATATATTGATATATTAACGAGATTCAGGAAGGGGGTGTTTATTGATGGCAGAATATATAGAGGCTGCGACGGAACCGCTCAGCGCGGATAAAGGAACCATGGAGGCGGAATTGAATGCTGTGTGCGCGGAACTACAGCAGCTTTTTCAGGAAATGGAGGAGCTGGATTCTATGTGGGATGGACCTGCCAGCCAGGCGTTTGCAGTGCAGTTCCAGACCGATTACCAGATCATGCAGGACATTATAGAGAATCTGAAAGGGTTTATTCAGTGTATGCAGTATGCTGCAGATGAATATAACAAGTGTGAAAATACCATTGCTGAACTCATATCGGCAATTCGGATATAAATACGGAGGAATTGGTTATGGCATTGGAGGGAATACTCAGGGTTACCCCTGAACAATTGATCCAAAAGGCGGATTCTGTATCTGCCCATGTGTCATCTGTACAGAATCATCTGGCAGCTATGCAGGAAGCTGTGGGACGCTCCGGAGGATACTGGAACGGAGACGCGGGTGACATGCATCGGAGAACATATGAAGACAAGCATACTGTGCTGGAAGAGATTCTGAAAAGACTGGGGGAACACAGTACGGATTTAAAGCTTATGGCCCAGAATTATCTCCAGATGGAGCAGGAGGCTGTGGAGATGATACAGGAGCTGCCGTCGGATGTGATCAGCTGATAGGAGGAAATCTGTATGAATGCAATAGAGTTTGATTTCCGACAGGCGAAGCAGCAGGCGGAGAGCCTGGATGATCTTGCATCCAGACTGGAAAGTATGGCAGCCAATGAATTCAGGGATGTAATGCAGAATCTTTCAGGTCATTGGAAAGGGGAAAATGCAGTCTCCTATTTTCAGAAGGGAGCCCGGCTGGAGAATGAATTGGTGAGGACTGTGAAGGAGATACATAAGACAGCGGAGAGTATCCGTGTTACGGCAAAAAAGGTATACGACGCTGAGATGTATGCCAAAAGACTGGCTGAGGAAAGGTCTTTCAGAAGCGGCGGGGGAAGCAGCGGCGGGGGAGGGAGCAGCAGGTCATGGTAGAAGTATTGTATCTGCTGGCTGGTTTACTTGCAGTTTTGCTCATTATTCTGATCTTCCTGCTTATCCGGAGGCGGAGAAAGTCTTATGTAGTTCCAAAAGTAAAGGTAAAAAAAGGTGTCTTTGTAAATGAGAACGGTATTAATGTGGAAAGCGGACATCTGGGCAGCGGAGATTTTTTTCGTGGTACGGGAAAAGAGAGATTTGAGACAGTCTGTATGAGCGAAGAATTAAGAGAGCAGACCTTTGGCCTTCGGAGAAAGCAGATCCGTCTGACAGAAGTTACAGATGGCAGGGTGTATCAATCAGTTTTTGCAAATGGTCTGATCATAGGCAGAAAAGAGATGGATCAGGAGGGATATCCCAGTCTCATGATACTGGACACCTCTATATCAGGAAAACACTGCCGTATTTTTATGCATGGAGATACTGTATATGTAGAGGATATAGGGTCAACCAATAAAACCTTTCTAAATGGAAGAGAAATAACTTCTGCCCAGCCGATACAGAATGGTGATGTACTCAGGCTGGGCAGGAAGGAGTTCCGGGTGAAGATGTGGTGAGAAATTTTGTGTATCAGTCTTTGACTGCCCTGGCGTATTCATTTAGAATCACCAGCGCGGATACCAGTTTATCATGGGGTAAAGCGCGGAGGATTTCAATAATGGCGTCGGAAGCAAAGTCACTTTTATTCCCAAAGACAATATAATCTGCACTGATATTGGCTCCGGTGCAGATTTTGTTTAACGTCTTGATTGTTATACTTTTTTTTCCGCGCTCAATATCAGCCAAGAAACTGTCTGATATATCACAAATTTCGCTGAACTGTTCCCGCGTCAGGTGAAGAGCTTCACGAATTTCTCGTATCCGAAGTCCTACGGTAAGGTTGTAATCATTTTTAAGCTCCATAGACAAGTCCTTCCTTATACAATAACCATGGCCAACAGATGAACATATATACTAAAATTGTACTAAAAAATTAGAAAATTAACATATTCTATGGAATAACTAGACAAATGCTAAAGACAACTCAGTAAATGAATATGGCAAATTAGAGAGTAAAATATACATCCTATAATTGGGCTTTATAAAAGTTTAAGAAAATATTCTGTCATTCTATAGAATATATATAGATATTTTATAGAATACATATGACATAAGGGGGGCTTTCATGAAAAAAGGCAGTGGTATCACAAAGAAAAATTTGTTCTGGCGTGTCATGAAAATACCTGCAGTTGTTATTGCCTGTATTTTAGGGCCAATGCTGCTTCTGTACCTGATACTTGGCATTACGGGCAGGAACAGCATCGGTGTAACAGCAGAGCTGGCAGCAGCGGACTTCGCTGTCTGACGCGCCAGGAGAGATATCTGAACAAATGTTTTGAGGAAGAAATGAAGGAGAAGTGCCTAGATCAGGAAGGAAAATATATGGCTTTTGACTGGTACGTCAGACAGAATAAAAGCTGCCTTTATATTTTTCACAGAGATGCTGTACAGAGGATGGATGAGATTTATAGGAAAGATGCAACGCGTTATGGTATGCGTGTTGTCCTGTGACGGGTATAACATGGCGGATTTTAAAGTAAATACAAATGGATTGGAACAATGTGCATCAAGAAAACAGTTGACGGAATAATAGGAGGGATCAGCAGTTTTACTTTTGGAAATGTAGGGAAATACATTAAAATCCCGGGTATAACATCAGGAAGAGGGAGTTTTTCGTCAGTGTGGAAACAGATAGTGACTAAGGCAAAGAAGAAATTGATCAAGAATGTAACAGCCAAAACTCTGATGAAAGGTCTTGTGGCTTACGGAGGAATGAAGTTTATTGATCAGCTTATTGATTCAGGTAGAAAAACACTTCAAGATACTATGAAAGAATGGGGGAGGGGAGGGATACAGGCGGTACTGGAACGTCTGTTTCCCAAATCGACAGGCACCAGCAGCAGCAGTGCACTCATCGGGGCAGTTCTGGCGGCGTTGTCCAACAATCCCGGAATCAATATCTCCTGTGCTGCAGGTGGAACATAAATTGTACAGATATATGTTTGAATATCCCGGCATAATCATATATAATAAAATTAAAAAGATATTCTGAACAAAACATCAGAAATGGAGTTTTATTATGCAGATCATAGACATGCATTGTGACACCATCAGCAAGATCCGCCGGGTGGAAAAAGAGGGCAGTCCCGCCAGCCTCCGCCAAAATGCCCTCAGTGTGGATTTGGAAAAAATGAAAAAAGGGGGTTATACCCTGCAGACCTTTGCTATTTACGTCAACTGGGAGGAAGAGCCGGACGCGGAGGCAGCCGCCAGAGAAATCCTGAAAATCTTTCGGCGGGAAATGCAGCAAAGCGCAGACCTGATTTCCCAGATCAGAACCTACAGGGAGCTGGAAGCAAACGAAAGAGCAGGAAAGATGTCAGCCCTTCTCTCCCTGGAGGAGGGCGCCATATTCCAGGACTCTGTGGATTCCCTCAGATGGTTCCAGGAACAGGGAGTCAGAATGGCAACCCTGACCTGGAACTATGAAAACGATCTTGGGTATCCCAACTGCATGGGCAATCCCTTAACCCAGGAAATCTGGAGCTGGGGTGATGACCGCGGATTAAAAGAAAAAGGCATCCGGTTTCTGGAAGAACTGGAGCACCTTCACATACTGGTGGATGTCTCTCACCTGTCGGACGGCGGATTCTGGGATGTGGCAAAACACTCCACCCGTCCTTTTCTTGCCAGTCACTCCAATGCAAGAGGCCTGGCAAAAGCTTCTGCCAGAAACCTCACAGACGATATGATCCGCACCCTGGCCGGCCGGGGCGGCGTCATGGGCCTGAACTATGCCGTCTCTTTCATGCGGCCTGCCTGGAAGCCGGGTGAGAACGGCACCACAGTAGAAGAGATCATACAGATGGCAGATTACATCACAAACGTGGGCGGAACCGAATGCCTGGGCCTTGGCAGCGATTACGACGGTATCCTGGAACTACCCGAAATCTCTGACTGCAGCCGGATACAGTTTTTGGCAGAGCAAATGGAAAAACACGGTTTTACATACAGCCAGACAGAAAAAATTCTGGGAGGCAATGTAAGAAGGTTCCTAAAAGAGAACCTTTTCTAGGGTGACAGTTCACGGAAGGTGCCTTAAACCACTTGAACTGTAAAAAGGGATCATGCCTGATTTCATCTAAATTCCCCAGACCGAATCACGCATGATTCCGGACATCACACAAAAACCAGCCGCCCCTGCTCCCAGCACGCTATCCACATTACCAGGTGTGATTCCGCCAATTGCATACACAGGAATCCGAACCGATTCACAAACACTTCTCAAAAAAGGCAATCCTCTTGCAGGAATCCCCTTCTTACAGTCCGTCAAAAACACATGGCCCGCCGTCACATAATCTGCTCCCATCCTTTCCGCCATAACAGCCTCCGCCACCGAATGAACCGACACGCCGGCCATCGCAAAGTCTCCCGGCAGATCTCCCTTCTCACTACCCAACCGGAATTGGTCAAATGACATATGGATCCTCGAACACCCAAGCCTTAGCGCAGCCTCCGGCCAGGAGTGCAAAATACAGGCAGTCCCATACCTCCGGCAGATTTCCAAAACCCTCTCAGCCAGTTCAAAATATTCTTCCCCATCCAGATCCTTCTCCCTCAGCACAATCCCCCCCGGCCCCTTCGCCGCAATCCTCTCAACCCTCCCAAGAAAATCCCCGTCACAAATCCCCCGATTCGTCACCCCCAGCATCTTCTCAAACGAAATCCCATTCAGACATTCATCCATAAACCCATCCCCTCCACTGCTTCCGTCCCCCTTTTTTATCCCCAACTAAACAAACACATAATCATTCAAAACCGGCTGCATCCCCCTCTCCAATACATCCCGATAGACCTCCTCAACCCCCCTGTCATCCGAAATCTCAAACTGCTCATCCCCCTTATCCTCCAACTCATCCACATGACTCCCAACCCCTGTACTAACTCCCGCAGAAATCTTAGTCGCCGCGATAGTGATCACATGATCCCGGAACTCAGCTCTTTCCCTGGTAGAAATCGTGATCCCCGCGAACGGCATAAAAAGCCTGTAAGCCATGATCACCTGAAGAAGCTGCGGTTCATGTACATCTTTCGGATTGATTTTATCATTATTAATAATAGGCCTGAGCCGCGGACAGGAAAACGAGATCTCAGCCTGCGGATACTTCCTCTGCAGATACCACGCATGCATCCCGGTAGCAAACGCATCCTTTCTGAAATCATCCAGTCCCAGGAGCGCCCCAAAAGCAACCCCTCTCATCCCGCCCAGCAGCGCCCGTTCCTGTGCATGAAAGCGATAAGGAAAAACTCTCTTATGTCCGGCCAGATGCAGTGTTTCATATGTATCAGAATTGTAGGTTTCCTGGAACACAGTCACATGATCCGCCCCGCATTCATGGAGATAAGCGTACTCCTCACTGTTCATAGGATAAACCTCCAGCCCGACCATCTTAAAAAATTTCCTTGCTATCCTACAAGCCTCCCCCAAATACTCCACATCGCTTTTTCCGCGGCTTTCTCCGACCAGTATAAGAATCTCTTCCAGCCCTGTTTTGGCAATGGCCGCCATTTCCATCTCTATTTCTTCAGCGTTCAGCCTTGCCCTGCGGATTTGGTTATGGCAGTTAAACCCGCAGTAGATACAGTGATTTTCACAGTAATTAGAGATATAAAGCGGTGTAAACAAATTTACACAGTTACCGAAATGTTTCCTGGTTTCAGCCTGGGCAGCCTGTGCCATCTCCTCCAGCAAAGGTTCAGCGGCAGGGGACAAAAGCGCAGCGAAATCTTTAGGTGTACGGATATCATGGGACAGGGCAGTAAGCACATGGGATTTTGAAAAAGCATTGTAGTCATAACGGTCCATGTCCCGGATCACCTTGTCCATTACATCAGAACCCAGAGCTTCCATACCCCCCATATATTCCATATGATTCGTTCTTCCTGCAGTCATTTTGCTCCCCTCCCTATTGTTCCAGAAATCCGGTAAGCGGGGAGGAGGCACTGGCCCTGCCGTTTACCATGCGCCCAAGGCCCGAGAGATACGCGGTGCGCCCTGCTTCAACCGCCTTTTTAAAAGCTTCCGCCATAGCCGGAATGTGGCCCGCAGTGGCGATGGCCGTATTTGCCATAACTGCGGCGGCACCCATTTCCATGGCTTCACATGCCTGGGAAGGGCGGCCAATCCCTGCGTCCACGATAATGGGAAGGTCAATCTCCTCAATCAGTATTCGGATAAATTCTTTTGTGCACAATCCCTTGTTGGTGCCGATCGGTGCACCCAGGGGCATAATACAGGCAGCTCCCGCATTTGCCATGTCTCTGGCAGCATTTAGATCGGGATACATATAAGGCATGACAATAAATCCCTCTTTTGCCAGCAGTTCTGTGGCGCGGATGGTCTCCTGGTTGTCGGGAAGCAGATATTTAGAGTCGCGGATGACTTCAACTTTAACAAAATCACCGCAGCCCAGTTCTCTGGCCAGACGGGCGATCCTCACTGCTTCCCCGGCGGTCCTTGCCCCGGAGGTATTGGGGAGGAGGGTTACACCTTCCGGTATATGTTTCAGGATACTGTCAGTACCGCTGTTGGCTCTGCGCACGGCCAGAGTGATGATCTCGGCCCCCGCGTTTTCAATAGCTGCGTGGATCAGTTCCGGGTTGTATTTACCGGAGCCAAGGATAAAACGGGAGTGGAATTGGTGTCCGCCCAATATAAATTTGTCATCTTTCATAATGTCACTTGCCTCTTTTCTATACGTCTTTTTCTCCAAGAATAAGTCTCAGTATCATATTAGCCTGATGCGCCGCGCAGAGTGTGACTCTGGGCGCCATGAGGCCTATGCCGGAGGCGATATCGCTGGTGCCGTCCCCGCAAAGATACAGGTTCTTCATTCTTTGCTGTGTTTGTATGGTGTTGCTGCTTCCATGACCGGCCATGCCGGAGCCGGATACGATAACTGCATCCGGACGGTGTTCCAGCAGATGATTGACCAGCATGGCTTTATTTTTGGCCCTGTCAAATGCTTCGCAGATGATCTTGTCATCTGCAAGTATGGCGCCTGCATTGTCAGGCGTCAGTTTAACCGTATCTGTACGGACAAAAATATAAGGATTGATCTCTGAGATCTCTTCCCTCAACGCGTCTGTTTTATATTTCCCCAGGTGCTTCATTTTGTAGACCTGGCGGTTTAGATTACTTGGTTCTACCCTGTCAAAATCAATCAGATGAAGACTTCCGATCCCGGCCCGTGCAAGCATGACAGCCACATTGGAACCCAGTCCCCCAAGGCCGGCAACGGCAGCCCCGGCATGTTTAAGCTTTCTATGTACGGGAAGGGTGTGGCGCGCTGTAAGAACTGCCTCGATTTCAGCTTTTGTAAGGATTGTGTGTCTGTCTTCCAAATCAGCCGCCTCCTACAAAGCTGACAACCTCATAAATATCTCCATCACGGACATTGGTGTCAGCGTAACGGTTTTTGGGAAGGATATCACCATTTCGCTCTACGGCGATGCGCTGCAAGTCATAACCTTGTTCCAAAAGAAGTGTCCCTACGGTGCATGGGTCAGAAAGCCGAACTGCATTTCCATTGATCTTTATCATGTCATATACCTCCTGCGTAAAGAACTCAAAAGCCAGTGCATGTGGAGTAAGTGCGCGGCTGCTGCCACACCTGTCACTCGTCATAAATATTTACGATCTCACCTTCCAGGATCCGGTTCATGTTCTTCACGGCACAGAAATTACCGCACATGCTGCAGGTATCCTCTTTTTCCGGTTTGGCCTCCGCCCGGAAGCGTTTTGCTTTTTCCGGATCCAGGCAGAGCCGGAACATCTCCTCCCAGTCCAGTTTTTTGCGGGCGGCACTCATTTTATTGTCCCAGTCAGCCGCACCTCTCACTCCCTTGGCAATATCGGCTGCATGGGCTGCTATGCGGGAGGCCATAATGCCCTCCTTCACATCATCCAGGCTGGGCAGGCGCAGATGTTCCGCCGGGGTTACATAGCACAGAAAGGAAGCGCCATAGGCAGCAGCGATGGCACCGCCTATGGCGGCTGTGATGTGGTCATAGCCTGGGGCAATGTCTGTTACCAGGGGACCCAGGACGTAGAAAGGGGCGCCCTGACAGAGGGTTTGCTGGATCTTCATGTTTGCCGCGATCTGGTCAAGGGGCATATGTCCGGGGCCTTCCACCATAACCTGAACATCCTTTTCCCAGGCGCGTTTTGTCAGCTCGCCCAGGGTGATCAGCTCCTGGATCTGGGAGATATCGGAAGCGTCCCGGATGCACCCGGGGCGGCATGCGTCCCCAAGGCTCATGGTAATGTCGTATTCCCGGCAGATTTCCAGGATTTCATCATAGTGCTCGTAGAAAGGGTTTTCCTGGCCTGTCATTTCCATCCAGGCAAAGATGATGGAGCCGCCGCGGGAGACGATATTGGTGAGGCGTTTATTGCGTTTGAATCTGCCGGCGGTTTCTTTGTTGATGCCGCAGT includes the following:
- a CDS encoding WXG100 family type VII secretion target; its protein translation is MALIRVTAKELKAKAEELRGLNGQFKSAVSELEGTEGQLTGMWEGEAKNAFHNAFQSDKAQMDNFYNAIENYVARLESAAAKYEQTENANVEIANTRSYR
- a CDS encoding WXG100 family type VII secretion target, whose amino-acid sequence is MEGTLKVTPEQLSQTAQEFGNKAGTIGNLTSEMTNLVAGLSSSWEGEASTAYIAKFRGLEDDIQRMIRMVQEHSTDLEEMARNYMEADNFVVQETQSLSSDVIS
- a CDS encoding WXG100 family type VII secretion target, encoding MAEYIEAATEPLSADKGTMEAELNAVCAELQQLFQEMEELDSMWDGPASQAFAVQFQTDYQIMQDIIENLKGFIQCMQYAADEYNKCENTIAELISAIRI
- a CDS encoding WXG100 family type VII secretion target, with product MALEGILRVTPEQLIQKADSVSAHVSSVQNHLAAMQEAVGRSGGYWNGDAGDMHRRTYEDKHTVLEEILKRLGEHSTDLKLMAQNYLQMEQEAVEMIQELPSDVIS
- a CDS encoding WXG100 family type VII secretion target, which translates into the protein MNAIEFDFRQAKQQAESLDDLASRLESMAANEFRDVMQNLSGHWKGENAVSYFQKGARLENELVRTVKEIHKTAESIRVTAKKVYDAEMYAKRLAEERSFRSGGGSSGGGGSSRSW
- a CDS encoding FHA domain-containing protein, giving the protein MVEVLYLLAGLLAVLLIILIFLLIRRRRKSYVVPKVKVKKGVFVNENGINVESGHLGSGDFFRGTGKERFETVCMSEELREQTFGLRRKQIRLTEVTDGRVYQSVFANGLIIGRKEMDQEGYPSLMILDTSISGKHCRIFMHGDTVYVEDIGSTNKTFLNGREITSAQPIQNGDVLRLGRKEFRVKMW
- a CDS encoding helix-turn-helix domain-containing protein, whose amino-acid sequence is MELKNDYNLTVGLRIREIREALHLTREQFSEICDISDSFLADIERGKKSITIKTLNKICTGANISADYIVFGNKSDFASDAIIEILRALPHDKLVSALVILNEYARAVKD
- a CDS encoding dipeptidase, coding for MQIIDMHCDTISKIRRVEKEGSPASLRQNALSVDLEKMKKGGYTLQTFAIYVNWEEEPDAEAAAREILKIFRREMQQSADLISQIRTYRELEANERAGKMSALLSLEEGAIFQDSVDSLRWFQEQGVRMATLTWNYENDLGYPNCMGNPLTQEIWSWGDDRGLKEKGIRFLEELEHLHILVDVSHLSDGGFWDVAKHSTRPFLASHSNARGLAKASARNLTDDMIRTLAGRGGVMGLNYAVSFMRPAWKPGENGTTVEEIIQMADYITNVGGTECLGLGSDYDGILELPEISDCSRIQFLAEQMEKHGFTYSQTEKILGGNVRRFLKENLF
- a CDS encoding thiamine phosphate synthase, whose protein sequence is MDECLNGISFEKMLGVTNRGICDGDFLGRVERIAAKGPGGIVLREKDLDGEEYFELAERVLEICRRYGTACILHSWPEAALRLGCSRIHMSFDQFRLGSEKGDLPGDFAMAGVSVHSVAEAVMAERMGADYVTAGHVFLTDCKKGIPARGLPFLRSVCESVRIPVYAIGGITPGNVDSVLGAGAAGFCVMSGIMRDSVWGI
- the thiH gene encoding 2-iminoacetate synthase ThiH; this encodes MTAGRTNHMEYMGGMEALGSDVMDKVIRDMDRYDYNAFSKSHVLTALSHDIRTPKDFAALLSPAAEPLLEEMAQAAQAETRKHFGNCVNLFTPLYISNYCENHCIYCGFNCHNQIRRARLNAEEIEMEMAAIAKTGLEEILILVGESRGKSDVEYLGEACRIARKFFKMVGLEVYPMNSEEYAYLHECGADHVTVFQETYNSDTYETLHLAGHKRVFPYRFHAQERALLGGMRGVAFGALLGLDDFRKDAFATGMHAWYLQRKYPQAEISFSCPRLRPIINNDKINPKDVHEPQLLQVIMAYRLFMPFAGITISTRERAEFRDHVITIAATKISAGVSTGVGSHVDELEDKGDEQFEISDDRGVEEVYRDVLERGMQPVLNDYVFV
- a CDS encoding thiazole synthase — encoded protein: MKDDKFILGGHQFHSRFILGSGKYNPELIHAAIENAGAEIITLAVRRANSGTDSILKHIPEGVTLLPNTSGARTAGEAVRIARLARELGCGDFVKVEVIRDSKYLLPDNQETIRATELLAKEGFIVMPYMYPDLNAARDMANAGAACIMPLGAPIGTNKGLCTKEFIRILIEEIDLPIIVDAGIGRPSQACEAMEMGAAAVMANTAIATAGHIPAMAEAFKKAVEAGRTAYLSGLGRMVNGRASASSPLTGFLEQ
- the thiF gene encoding sulfur carrier protein ThiS adenylyltransferase ThiF, producing MEDRHTILTKAEIEAVLTARHTLPVHRKLKHAGAAVAGLGGLGSNVAVMLARAGIGSLHLIDFDRVEPSNLNRQVYKMKHLGKYKTDALREEISEINPYIFVRTDTVKLTPDNAGAILADDKIICEAFDRAKNKAMLVNHLLEHRPDAVIVSGSGMAGHGSSNTIQTQQRMKNLYLCGDGTSDIASGIGLMAPRVTLCAAHQANMILRLILGEKDV
- the thiS gene encoding sulfur carrier protein ThiS, whose protein sequence is MIKINGNAVRLSDPCTVGTLLLEQGYDLQRIAVERNGDILPKNRYADTNVRDGDIYEVVSFVGGG
- the thiC gene encoding phosphomethylpyrimidine synthase ThiC, yielding MQYTTQMDAARKGIITGEMEAAAKKEQMDVQELMALMAKGQVIIPCNKKHTSLEPNAIGSMLRTKINVNLGISRDCKDMDIEIEKVSHAVKMGAESIMDLSSYGDTRTFRRRLTKECPAMIGTVPIYDAVVYYHKPLKEITSRQWLDIVRMHAEDGVDFMTIHCGINKETAGRFKRNKRLTNIVSRGGSIIFAWMEMTGQENPFYEHYDEILEICREYDITMSLGDACRPGCIRDASDISQIQELITLGELTKRAWEKDVQVMVEGPGHMPLDQIAANMKIQQTLCQGAPFYVLGPLVTDIAPGYDHITAAIGGAIAAAYGASFLCYVTPAEHLRLPSLDDVKEGIMASRIAAHAADIAKGVRGAADWDNKMSAARKKLDWEEMFRLCLDPEKAKRFRAEAKPEKEDTCSMCGNFCAVKNMNRILEGEIVNIYDE